CCTGCCACAGCCACGCCAGGTGCAGCGCCGCGCTGCGGCCGTCCACCTTGCCCTCGCGGATGACGCTCTCCGCGGCCGCGAGCAAAAGCTGCGTGTCGTCGCTGAACTGGCCCTTGGCGAACTTGCCGCGCGGCCGGGGCGCGAAGTCCTCCGCCAGGCCGGGCAGCCGCGCCAGGCTCGCCGGGGGGATGCCCCTCAGCGGAAAGCCGAGCGCATCCCCGATGGCGAGCCCCAGGAATGCCGCATGAAAACGGTCCTGGCGGTCTGCGGGAGTCAGCGGCATCGGAGGGGCGGAGATTACCCGAGCCTCAGCCAAGGACGAGCACCGAGATGAACGCTGCGTGGGCGCACGGCGCGATGGCGGATCGATCATGGGGCCTTGACGTGCACGAAGCGGGTGCGGTGGAGCGCCGGACAAGAAAGGTCCCGCTGGATTGCACCGCGCGCGTCGCCACTGTCCGCCTCCTCCGCCGCAACCACGGCGCAACCGGGGGCGCGGTAGCTATCGCATCCCGCTGCGTTTCAGCAAGCAGGCGAGCCCGTTGAAACGCGCGAGCCCGCGTGCATGTCCAACTTCGAATGCTGCGCATGAACCGAAAGGGACGCACGGGTGGCCCCGTGCGCGTGCGCTGCCCACGGGCTCAGGTGTTCACCTTGACGCGAGCGACTTCACTTCGTCCACACGCGTGTGCGCGGATCACGCGTCGTCGCGGCCCAGGTTCACCACCGCCATCAAGCGCGCCACCACGGCCTCCGCGCCCTGGTGCAGCCGCGTGCCGTCCCACAGCGCGGGGGACGTGTGGCCGCCGCGCTCGCGCCAGTCCTTCTCCACCTCTTCGTAGGTGAGGTTGCGGAAGCGCACGCGGTCCTCCAGCGCGTGGTCCGTGACGAAGCGGCGCGCGGTGGCGGACGGCGGATCCGCGATGCGGTGGAACAGCTCCAGGACGGGCGAGTCGGGCGTGCTCATGACTTGAGCCGCATCATGCTTCGTCCGGGCTTTTGGAACGCGAAAAGGGTGGAGCGCCGGCCCCCGTGCCGCGGGGCTTCGGAACTCCACCCTTCCGGATACCGCAAAGAGGCCCTTAGCGGGACTCGTGGGCGCTGATGCGCGCGGCCTCGCGGCGCACCGCAGCCTGCTCCAGCGCGTAGCGCGCGTCCGCGGCGTTCAGGTCCTTGAGGCGCGCCTGGGCCTCTTCCATGCGGCGGCGGGCACCCGCGACGTCGATGCCGTTCACGTGCTCGGCGGCGTCCGCCAGCACCAGCACCTTGTCGTTGCTCACCTCCACGAAGCCGCCCGCCACGAAGTAGCGGTCCTGCTTGCCCGCCTCGATGAGGGTGAGCGTGCCCGGCTCCACCAGCGACAGGAACGGCGTGTGGCCGGGACGCACGCCGAACAGGCCCTCTCCGCCCGGCACGATGGCCTCGTCGGCCTGCACGGACAGGATGCGCTTCTCGGGGGTGACGATCTCGACAGTCAGCTTGGCCATGAAGGTCCTCGTGCTACCGCACTACCGCATCAGAAAGTCAGCCGCTGGGTCTGCGCGCCCACCGGCTCGAACTCCACCACCCCGGCGTCCGTCAGGCGCGGGCCCTTGCCGGGGATGCCCAGCGTGCCCTCCAGCCACTTGAGGTG
This DNA window, taken from Corallococcus coralloides DSM 2259, encodes the following:
- a CDS encoding F0F1 ATP synthase subunit epsilon; this encodes MAKLTVEIVTPEKRILSVQADEAIVPGGEGLFGVRPGHTPFLSLVEPGTLTLIEAGKQDRYFVAGGFVEVSNDKVLVLADAAEHVNGIDVAGARRRMEEAQARLKDLNAADARYALEQAAVRREAARISAHESR